The following proteins are co-located in the Mesorhizobium sp. M1E.F.Ca.ET.045.02.1.1 genome:
- a CDS encoding nitrate reductase, which yields MEEAREVRTACPYCGVGCGVLAGIAADGKTTVRGDPEHPANFGRLCSKGAALGETLGLEGRLLQPEISGTQTRWEEAVDLVAAKFSQAIAEHGPDSVAFYVSGQLLTEDYYVANKLMKGFIGSANIDTNSRLCMASSVAGHRRSFGEDIVPGVYEDFERADLIVLTGSNTAWCHPVLYQRMLAARKERGTRIVVIDPRRTATADECDLHLALDPGTDVLLFNGLLAHLVQAGKIDAGFVGDHTSGFDAAASLAGADAPSVARVAKGCGLAAADVQAFYDLFAGIERTVTVYSQGVNQSAHGTDKVNAIINCHLATGRIGEPGMGPFSVTGQPNAMGGREVGGLANQLAAHMDFADGTNIDRVSRFWNAPKVARRAGLKAVDMFQAVADGRIKALWVMGTNPAVSMPDASRVRAALSKCDFVVVSDVTRTDTTRYADVLLPAAAWGEKDGTVTNSERRVSRQRPFLPPPGEAKADWRIICDVAERMGFGDAFAYQAPAEIFREHAALSAFENDGERLFDLGGVADLSDVDYASFAPRHWPAPDQNEQQTRLFADGRFPTPDGRARFVPVRQEATAFTVDADYPLALNTGRLRDQWHTMTRTGNVPRLMANAPEPAVDLNPADAAAHHLKDGDLAHLSTRFGFVRARVRVADAQRRGQAFMPMHWSGQFAARAAAGLLSSPVTDPHSGQPELKHVPARIVRENTGWAGVLITRRDLRPTGFVHWSRYAVEGGWVYELTGTEPPDQGILLARKLLGVQRQDQLLEYTDRRGLAYRAAAVDEGGAMAEALLVAAPDQLPMRDWLVSLLATRQPLSAVDRHALLSGRSPAPMPAIGRVVCSCFHVGVNQLASAVAAGCDSLEAIGSTLCAGTNCGSCRSEIRAIIDARQVQAAE from the coding sequence ATGGAAGAAGCACGCGAGGTGAGGACCGCCTGCCCCTATTGCGGGGTGGGATGCGGCGTGCTGGCCGGGATCGCCGCAGACGGCAAGACGACCGTCCGCGGCGATCCCGAGCACCCGGCCAATTTCGGCCGCCTCTGCTCGAAGGGTGCCGCGCTCGGCGAGACGCTTGGTCTGGAGGGCCGCCTGCTTCAGCCGGAAATCAGCGGCACGCAGACGAGGTGGGAGGAAGCAGTCGACCTTGTGGCCGCGAAATTTTCGCAGGCGATTGCCGAACACGGACCGGACTCGGTCGCCTTCTACGTCTCCGGCCAGTTGCTCACCGAGGATTACTACGTCGCCAACAAGCTGATGAAGGGCTTCATCGGCTCGGCCAACATCGACACCAATTCGCGGCTCTGCATGGCGTCGTCCGTCGCCGGCCACCGCCGCTCCTTCGGCGAGGACATCGTTCCCGGCGTCTATGAGGATTTCGAGCGCGCCGACCTCATCGTGCTCACCGGCTCCAACACCGCATGGTGCCATCCGGTGCTCTACCAGCGCATGCTGGCGGCGCGAAAGGAACGCGGAACCAGGATCGTCGTCATCGATCCTCGCCGCACGGCCACGGCCGACGAGTGCGACCTGCATCTGGCGCTCGATCCGGGCACGGACGTGCTTCTGTTCAACGGGTTGCTCGCGCATCTTGTGCAAGCCGGAAAGATCGATGCCGGCTTCGTCGGCGACCATACGTCCGGCTTCGACGCCGCAGCTTCTTTGGCCGGCGCCGACGCGCCGTCGGTCGCGCGCGTCGCAAAAGGCTGCGGGCTCGCGGCCGCCGATGTCCAGGCCTTCTATGACCTCTTCGCCGGCATCGAGCGGACGGTCACCGTCTATAGTCAGGGCGTCAACCAGTCGGCGCATGGAACCGACAAGGTCAACGCAATCATCAACTGCCATCTCGCCACCGGCCGCATCGGCGAGCCCGGCATGGGGCCGTTCTCGGTCACCGGGCAGCCGAACGCCATGGGCGGCCGCGAGGTGGGAGGCCTGGCAAACCAGCTTGCCGCGCATATGGACTTCGCGGATGGGACCAATATCGACCGGGTCTCCCGCTTCTGGAATGCGCCCAAGGTTGCGCGCCGCGCCGGCCTGAAGGCCGTGGACATGTTCCAGGCGGTTGCCGATGGCCGCATCAAGGCGCTGTGGGTCATGGGCACCAATCCCGCGGTCTCGATGCCCGACGCGTCTCGCGTGCGCGCCGCCTTGTCCAAATGCGATTTCGTCGTGGTCTCGGACGTGACCCGCACCGACACCACACGCTATGCCGACGTGCTGCTGCCGGCCGCAGCCTGGGGCGAGAAGGACGGCACTGTCACCAATTCAGAACGGCGCGTCTCGCGTCAGCGGCCGTTCCTGCCGCCGCCGGGCGAAGCGAAAGCCGACTGGCGCATAATCTGCGATGTAGCCGAACGCATGGGCTTCGGCGATGCCTTCGCCTACCAAGCTCCGGCCGAAATCTTCCGCGAGCACGCCGCGCTCTCGGCCTTCGAAAACGATGGCGAGCGCCTGTTCGATCTCGGCGGCGTGGCCGACCTCAGCGACGTGGACTATGCCTCCTTCGCGCCGCGCCACTGGCCAGCGCCGGACCAAAACGAGCAGCAGACAAGGCTGTTTGCCGATGGCCGCTTCCCAACGCCCGACGGCCGTGCGCGGTTTGTGCCGGTGCGGCAGGAGGCAACGGCTTTCACGGTCGATGCGGACTATCCGCTTGCCCTGAACACTGGCCGGCTGCGCGACCAGTGGCACACAATGACGCGGACCGGAAACGTGCCGCGCCTGATGGCGAATGCGCCGGAGCCCGCAGTCGATCTCAATCCGGCGGATGCGGCCGCGCACCACCTCAAGGACGGCGACCTCGCCCATCTGTCGACGCGCTTCGGCTTTGTCCGCGCGAGGGTCCGCGTGGCCGACGCGCAGCGGCGCGGCCAAGCCTTCATGCCCATGCATTGGAGCGGCCAGTTCGCAGCCAGGGCCGCGGCGGGCCTGCTGTCGTCGCCGGTCACCGATCCGCATTCCGGCCAGCCGGAGCTCAAGCATGTGCCGGCGAGAATCGTGCGCGAAAATACCGGCTGGGCCGGCGTGCTGATCACGCGGCGCGATCTCCGGCCGACAGGTTTCGTTCACTGGAGCCGGTACGCGGTCGAGGGCGGCTGGGTCTACGAACTGACCGGAACTGAGCCGCCGGACCAGGGCATTCTTCTGGCGCGCAAGCTGCTCGGCGTTCAACGGCAGGATCAGCTTCTGGAATACACCGATCGCCGCGGGCTCGCCTATCGCGCGGCTGCGGTCGATGAAGGCGGCGCCATGGCCGAAGCCTTGCTGGTCGCCGCTCCAGACCAATTGCCGATGCGCGACTGGCTGGTGTCGCTCTTGGCCACCCGCCAGCCGCTGTCGGCCGTCGATCGTCACGCGCTGTTGTCGGGCCGCTCGCCCGCACCCATGCCCGCCATCGGCCGGGTCGTGTGCTCGTGCTTCCATGTCGGCGTCAACCAGCTCGCTTCGGCTGTCGCCGCCGGATGCGACA
- the nirD gene encoding nitrite reductase small subunit NirD, with translation MNWIAIGSIADIPPRGARCVETPQGKIAVFRTADDQVYAIDDHCPHKGGPLSQGIVHGAAVTCPLHNWVISLETGEALGADEGSVRTIPVKVEGERLFIALEALASKAA, from the coding sequence ATGAACTGGATCGCCATCGGCTCCATCGCCGACATTCCGCCGCGCGGCGCGCGTTGTGTCGAAACCCCGCAAGGCAAGATCGCGGTCTTCCGCACTGCGGACGATCAGGTTTATGCCATCGACGACCACTGCCCGCACAAGGGCGGGCCGCTCAGCCAAGGCATCGTCCATGGCGCGGCGGTGACCTGTCCGCTGCACAACTGGGTGATCTCGCTGGAGACCGGCGAGGCGCTCGGCGCCGACGAAGGCTCGGTACGGACGATCCCGGTCAAGGTCGAAGGCGAACGGCTTTTCATCGCGCTCGAAGCGCTGGCCTCGAAAGCGGCCTGA
- the nirB gene encoding nitrite reductase large subunit NirB, with the protein MSEKLVIIGNGMAPGRMLEHLLEAAPDRYSVTIFNAEPRVNYDRIMLSPVLSGEKAFEEIVIHGDGWYIKHGITLYKGHKIVAIDREARTVTSDHGVTESYDQLVIATGSVPFIIPVPGKDLPGVLTYRDLDDVNAMLLAAQSRAKAIVIGGGLLGLEAAAGLKERGMDVTVLHVMPTLMERQLDPAAGYLLQKAVEARGIKVMTKANTKAIFGNGKVEGVELMDGTVIPATLVVMAVGIRPSIALAKEAGLEVNRGIVVDDRMQTSDPTIMALGECAEVGGHVYGLVAPLYEMARVAAARLTDSEDRRFVHSDTPTKLKVTGIDLYSLGDFADGEDREEIILRDASAGIYKRVVLQDNRIIGTVLFGETADGAWFNDLKKKATDISEMRDTLIFGQAFQGGTSSDPLAAVAALADDAEICGCNGVCKGKITGAITGKGLTGLDDVRAQTKASASCGSCTGLVEQLLKLTLGDAYNPAAVQPMCGCTSLGHDDVRRLIKAKGLKTIPAVMQELEWKTSCGCAKCRPALNYYLVCDWPDQYADDYQSRFINERVHANIQKDGTYSVVPRMWGGVTSAGELRAIADVVDKFRIPTVKVTGGQRIDMLGIRKEDLPAVWADLGKAGFVSGHAYAKGLRTVKTCVGSDWCRFGTQDSTGLGIRIEKFMWGSWTPAKVKMAVSGCPRNCAEATCKDVGVVCVDSGYEIHFAGAAGLDIKGTEVLGLVKTEDEALEVIVALVQMYREQARYLERIYKWVKRVGTAEIRRQILDDVERRKTFFDRFVFSQKFAQVDPWSERVSGKDKHEFRPMASVGFAEAAE; encoded by the coding sequence ATGAGCGAAAAACTCGTCATCATCGGCAACGGCATGGCGCCCGGCAGGATGCTCGAGCATCTGCTGGAGGCAGCACCTGACCGCTACAGCGTCACCATCTTCAATGCCGAGCCGCGCGTGAACTACGACCGCATCATGCTGTCGCCAGTGCTTTCGGGCGAGAAGGCGTTCGAGGAGATCGTCATCCATGGCGACGGCTGGTACATCAAGCACGGCATCACCCTCTACAAGGGCCACAAGATCGTTGCCATCGACAGGGAAGCGAGGACCGTCACCTCGGACCACGGCGTGACCGAGAGCTACGATCAACTCGTCATCGCCACCGGCTCGGTTCCCTTCATCATCCCGGTGCCGGGCAAGGACTTGCCCGGCGTGCTGACCTATCGCGACCTCGACGACGTCAACGCCATGCTGCTCGCCGCGCAGTCGCGCGCCAAGGCGATCGTCATCGGCGGCGGTCTGCTCGGCCTCGAAGCAGCGGCCGGGCTCAAGGAGCGCGGCATGGACGTCACCGTGCTCCACGTCATGCCGACGCTGATGGAGCGCCAGCTCGACCCGGCCGCCGGCTACCTGTTGCAGAAGGCCGTCGAGGCGCGCGGCATCAAGGTCATGACCAAGGCCAACACCAAGGCCATTTTCGGCAATGGCAAGGTCGAGGGCGTCGAGCTCATGGATGGCACGGTCATCCCGGCAACGCTGGTGGTGATGGCGGTCGGCATCCGCCCTAGCATCGCACTCGCCAAGGAGGCAGGGCTGGAGGTCAATCGCGGCATCGTCGTCGACGACCGCATGCAGACCTCCGATCCTACCATCATGGCGCTCGGCGAATGCGCGGAAGTCGGCGGCCACGTCTACGGGCTGGTTGCCCCTCTCTACGAGATGGCCCGCGTCGCGGCGGCCAGGTTGACCGACAGCGAGGACAGGCGTTTCGTCCACTCCGACACGCCGACCAAGCTCAAGGTCACCGGCATCGACCTCTACTCGCTGGGCGATTTCGCCGACGGCGAGGATCGCGAGGAGATCATCCTGCGCGACGCATCAGCGGGCATCTACAAGCGCGTGGTGCTGCAGGACAACCGCATTATCGGCACGGTGCTGTTCGGCGAGACCGCCGACGGCGCCTGGTTCAACGACCTCAAGAAGAAAGCGACCGACATCTCGGAGATGCGCGACACGCTGATCTTCGGACAGGCGTTCCAGGGAGGCACCTCCTCGGACCCTTTGGCGGCCGTTGCGGCACTGGCGGATGATGCGGAAATCTGCGGCTGCAACGGCGTCTGCAAGGGCAAGATCACCGGCGCGATCACGGGCAAGGGGCTGACCGGGCTCGACGACGTGCGCGCCCAGACCAAGGCCTCGGCCTCGTGCGGCTCGTGCACGGGTCTCGTCGAGCAACTCCTGAAGCTCACGCTTGGCGACGCCTACAACCCCGCGGCGGTGCAGCCCATGTGCGGCTGCACGAGCCTTGGCCACGACGACGTGCGCCGCCTGATCAAGGCGAAAGGACTGAAGACGATACCCGCCGTCATGCAGGAGCTCGAATGGAAGACCTCCTGCGGCTGCGCCAAGTGCCGGCCGGCGCTGAACTATTATCTCGTCTGCGACTGGCCGGACCAATATGCCGACGACTATCAGTCGCGGTTCATCAACGAGCGTGTGCACGCCAACATCCAGAAGGACGGCACCTATTCGGTCGTGCCGCGCATGTGGGGCGGGGTGACCAGCGCCGGCGAATTGCGCGCCATCGCCGACGTGGTCGACAAGTTCCGCATCCCGACCGTGAAGGTGACCGGCGGCCAGCGCATCGACATGCTGGGTATCCGCAAGGAGGACCTGCCGGCGGTCTGGGCCGATCTCGGCAAGGCCGGCTTCGTCTCCGGTCATGCCTATGCAAAGGGATTGCGCACGGTGAAGACCTGCGTCGGCTCCGACTGGTGCCGGTTCGGCACACAGGATTCGACTGGTCTCGGCATCCGCATCGAGAAGTTCATGTGGGGTTCGTGGACACCGGCCAAGGTGAAGATGGCGGTGTCGGGATGCCCGCGCAACTGCGCCGAAGCGACCTGCAAGGATGTCGGCGTGGTGTGCGTCGACTCTGGCTACGAGATCCACTTCGCGGGCGCTGCCGGCCTCGACATCAAGGGCACGGAAGTGCTCGGCCTGGTGAAGACCGAGGATGAGGCGCTGGAGGTGATTGTGGCGCTCGTCCAGATGTATCGCGAGCAGGCCCGCTACCTGGAGCGCATCTACAAATGGGTCAAGCGCGTCGGCACTGCCGAGATCAGAAGGCAGATCCTGGATGACGTCGAGCGCCGCAAGACCTTCTTCGACCGCTTCGTCTTTTCCCAGAAATTTGCGCAGGTCGATCCCTGGTCCGAACGCGTCTCCGGCAAGGACAAGCACGAGTTCCGGCCGATGGCGTCGGTAGGGTTCGCGGAGGCGGCGGAATGA
- a CDS encoding nitrate/nitrite transporter, which yields MTANLPAAPSQDSAPRQALVMSTIAFTVCFAVWTIFSIIGVRIKQELGLNETEFGLLVGTPILTGSLVRIVLGVWTDRYGGRLVYTMTMLAAAVATFLLSFAHTYEQMLIAALGVGLAGGSFAVGVAYVSRFFPAGKQGTALGIFGVGNVGAAVTKFLAPFVLLSWGWQSVALIWAAALVIMAVAFWLTTSDDPVIRERRAGKAAPARSFWQEFAPLKNLQVWRFAFYYFFSFGAFVALSLWLPRYLIGVYGFGIATAGMIGAAYSIPASIFRAYGGVLSDRIGARTVLYWTFTVCAVATLVLSLPSADYVVRGISGPIPFHFEIGPLAFIAVAFVLGFFMSLGKAAVYKHIPVYYPQSVGAVGGVVGMIGGLGGFILPIAFGALNDLTGVWSSCFMLLFLIVVSCLVWMHVTIRQMERAAAAETAPLSYAAE from the coding sequence ATGACCGCAAATCTCCCAGCCGCGCCAAGCCAGGACAGTGCTCCCCGGCAGGCGCTCGTCATGTCCACCATCGCCTTCACCGTCTGCTTCGCGGTGTGGACGATCTTTTCCATCATCGGCGTGCGCATAAAGCAGGAGCTCGGCCTGAACGAGACCGAGTTCGGCCTGCTGGTCGGCACGCCGATCCTCACCGGCTCGCTCGTGCGCATCGTGCTCGGCGTCTGGACCGACCGCTACGGCGGACGTCTGGTCTACACCATGACCATGCTCGCCGCGGCGGTCGCGACCTTCCTGCTCAGCTTTGCGCACACCTATGAGCAGATGCTGATCGCGGCCCTCGGCGTCGGGCTCGCGGGCGGCTCCTTCGCCGTCGGCGTCGCCTATGTCTCGCGCTTCTTCCCGGCCGGCAAACAAGGCACCGCGCTCGGCATCTTCGGTGTCGGCAATGTCGGCGCCGCGGTCACCAAGTTCCTGGCGCCGTTCGTGCTCCTTTCCTGGGGCTGGCAGTCGGTCGCGCTGATCTGGGCGGCCGCGTTGGTCATCATGGCCGTCGCGTTCTGGTTAACCACCAGCGACGATCCGGTCATCCGCGAGCGCCGCGCCGGCAAGGCAGCGCCCGCGAGAAGCTTCTGGCAGGAATTCGCGCCGCTCAAGAACCTGCAGGTCTGGCGCTTCGCCTTCTACTACTTCTTCTCCTTCGGCGCGTTCGTGGCGCTGTCGCTCTGGCTGCCGCGCTACCTCATCGGCGTCTACGGTTTCGGCATCGCCACCGCCGGCATGATCGGCGCCGCCTATTCAATTCCCGCAAGCATCTTCCGCGCCTATGGCGGCGTGCTTTCCGACCGCATCGGCGCCCGTACCGTGCTCTACTGGACCTTCACGGTCTGTGCCGTCGCGACTCTCGTTCTGTCTCTCCCCTCGGCAGACTACGTCGTGCGCGGCATCAGCGGGCCGATCCCCTTCCACTTCGAGATCGGCCCGCTCGCCTTCATCGCCGTCGCCTTCGTGCTCGGCTTCTTCATGAGTCTCGGCAAGGCCGCCGTCTACAAGCACATCCCGGTCTACTATCCGCAGAGCGTCGGCGCGGTCGGCGGCGTGGTGGGCATGATCGGCGGCCTCGGCGGCTTCATCCTGCCGATCGCCTTCGGCGCGCTGAACGACCTCACCGGCGTCTGGTCGAGCTGCTTCATGCTGCTCTTCCTCATCGTCGTCTCGTGCCTGGTCTGGATGCACGTCACCATCCGCCAGATGGAGCGCGCTGCCGCCGCCGAGACCGCACCCCTTTCCTACGCCGCCGAATAG
- a CDS encoding ABC transporter ATP-binding protein, with translation MTAYLKLDHIDKSFSRGGQFSEVLKDIRLTIDAGEFVSIIGHSGCGKSTLLNLIAGLTKVSKGAVLLENREVDSPGPERAVVFQNHSLLPWLTVYENINLAVSKVFGQTKSRAERHDWIMRNLDLVQMAHARDKRPAEISGGMKQRVGIARALAMEPKILLLDEPFGALDALTRAHLQDAVMDIHARLGSTMIMITHDVDEAVLLSDRIVMMTNGPAATIGEVLPVPLARPRRRIELASDSTFLRCREAVLKFLYERHRFVEAAE, from the coding sequence ATGACCGCCTATCTGAAGCTCGACCATATCGACAAATCCTTCTCTCGTGGCGGCCAGTTCAGCGAGGTGCTGAAGGATATCAGGCTCACCATCGATGCTGGCGAGTTCGTCTCCATCATTGGCCATTCCGGCTGCGGCAAGTCGACCTTGCTCAACCTGATCGCCGGGCTGACCAAGGTTTCCAAGGGCGCCGTGCTGCTCGAGAACAGGGAGGTCGACAGCCCCGGACCGGAGCGCGCCGTGGTTTTCCAGAACCACTCGCTGCTGCCCTGGCTTACCGTCTACGAGAACATCAACCTCGCCGTGTCCAAGGTCTTCGGCCAGACAAAAAGCCGGGCCGAGCGGCATGACTGGATCATGCGCAACCTCGACCTCGTCCAGATGGCGCATGCCAGGGACAAGCGCCCGGCCGAGATATCGGGCGGCATGAAGCAACGCGTCGGCATTGCGCGCGCCCTCGCAATGGAGCCGAAGATCCTTCTGCTCGACGAGCCCTTCGGCGCGCTCGACGCGCTGACCCGCGCCCATCTCCAGGATGCGGTGATGGACATCCACGCCAGGCTGGGCTCGACCATGATCATGATCACCCATGATGTCGACGAGGCGGTGCTTCTGTCCGACCGCATCGTGATGATGACCAACGGCCCGGCGGCCACCATCGGCGAGGTGCTTCCGGTGCCGCTCGCCCGGCCGCGCCGACGCATCGAGCTTGCCTCCGACAGCACCTTCCTGCGCTGCCGCGAGGCGGTGCTGAAGTTCCTCTATGAACGCCACCGCTTCGTCGAAGCGGCGGAGTAA
- the ntrB gene encoding nitrate ABC transporter permease, with translation MSIQTVEDTKVKAFPAKPAEVIAFTAKARRRIDLTAIVGRLATALVPPAVVILVLLVVWQVACSSPTASLPPPSQVWNEAYDLIAHPFFDNGPQDIGLAWRVLISLQRVAIGFGMAAVVGVALGALVGQSVWAMRGLDPVFQILRTVPPLAWLPLSLAAFRDSNPSALFVIFITSIWPVIINTAVGVRNIPEDYRNVARILRLNQLEFFFKIMVPAAAPYIFTGLRIGIGLSWLAIVAAEMLTGGVGIGFFIWDAWNSSRLPDIIVALVYIGVTGFCLDRLVAAIGAFVTRGTTAK, from the coding sequence ATGTCCATCCAAACCGTCGAGGACACCAAGGTGAAGGCATTTCCTGCGAAGCCCGCCGAGGTGATTGCCTTCACCGCAAAAGCGCGGCGCCGCATCGACCTCACGGCCATTGTCGGCCGGCTGGCGACGGCACTGGTACCGCCGGCCGTCGTCATCCTCGTCCTGCTCGTCGTCTGGCAGGTGGCCTGCTCTTCGCCGACGGCCAGCCTGCCGCCGCCGAGCCAGGTGTGGAACGAGGCTTACGACCTGATCGCCCATCCGTTCTTCGACAATGGCCCGCAGGACATAGGCCTCGCCTGGCGAGTGCTGATCTCGCTGCAGCGCGTCGCCATCGGCTTCGGCATGGCGGCGGTGGTTGGCGTTGCGCTGGGCGCCCTGGTCGGTCAGTCTGTCTGGGCGATGCGCGGTCTCGATCCGGTCTTCCAGATCCTGCGCACCGTACCACCGCTCGCCTGGCTGCCGCTGTCTCTCGCCGCCTTTCGCGACTCCAACCCGTCGGCGCTGTTCGTGATCTTCATCACCTCGATCTGGCCGGTGATCATCAACACCGCCGTCGGCGTCCGCAACATCCCGGAGGACTACCGCAACGTCGCCCGCATCCTGCGGCTCAACCAGCTCGAGTTCTTCTTCAAGATCATGGTGCCGGCCGCCGCGCCCTACATCTTCACGGGCCTCAGGATCGGCATCGGGCTCTCCTGGCTCGCCATCGTCGCCGCCGAGATGCTTACCGGCGGCGTCGGCATCGGCTTCTTCATCTGGGACGCGTGGAATTCCTCGCGGCTGCCAGACATCATTGTCGCGCTCGTCTATATCGGCGTCACCGGCTTCTGCCTCGACCGGCTGGTTGCGGCGATCGGCGCCTTCGTCACCCGCGGCACAACGGCAAAGTGA
- a CDS encoding CmpA/NrtA family ABC transporter substrate-binding protein: MTKRIGTGTTPKDLTRRDFLARSALTAGLFVAARKLLPSGAYAAAAAPEVTGAKLGFIALTDAAPLMIAKEKGLFAKYGMPDVEVLKQASWGATRDNLVLGGEANGIDGAHILTPMPYLMHTGKVTQNNQPLPMGIVARLNYDCQGISVAQEYAATGVGLDASKLKEAFAAKKAAGKEVKAAMTFPGGTHDLWLRYWLAAGGIDPDKDVSTIVVPPPQMVANMKVGNMDVFCVGEPWNEQLVHQGIGFTAATTGELWKGHPEKALGLRAAFIDKYPNATKAILMAVMEAQQWCEAMENKEEMASIIGKRQWMNVPVADIIGRLKGDINYGNDRVAKGTDLYMKFWKGGVSYPFKSHDAWFLTENIRWGKLAPTTDIKALVDQVNREDLWREAAKDLGVAAGDIPQSPSRGVETFFDGKTFDPANPSAYLDSLKIKASA, encoded by the coding sequence ATGACGAAACGGATCGGAACTGGAACGACGCCGAAGGACCTGACCCGGCGCGACTTCCTTGCCAGAAGCGCGCTCACTGCTGGGCTGTTCGTGGCGGCGCGCAAGCTCTTGCCCTCGGGCGCTTATGCCGCCGCGGCCGCTCCCGAGGTGACCGGCGCCAAGCTCGGCTTCATCGCGCTGACCGACGCTGCACCGCTGATGATCGCCAAGGAGAAGGGACTGTTCGCCAAATACGGCATGCCCGATGTCGAGGTGCTGAAGCAGGCCTCCTGGGGCGCTACGCGCGATAATCTTGTGCTTGGCGGCGAAGCCAACGGCATCGACGGCGCCCACATCCTGACGCCGATGCCCTACCTCATGCACACCGGCAAGGTGACCCAGAACAACCAGCCGCTGCCGATGGGGATCGTCGCGCGGCTGAACTACGACTGCCAGGGCATTTCCGTTGCTCAGGAATACGCCGCCACCGGTGTCGGCCTCGACGCGTCCAAACTGAAGGAGGCCTTCGCCGCCAAGAAGGCCGCCGGCAAGGAAGTGAAGGCGGCCATGACCTTCCCGGGCGGCACGCACGACCTCTGGCTGCGCTACTGGCTGGCCGCCGGCGGCATCGATCCCGACAAGGATGTCTCCACCATCGTCGTTCCGCCGCCGCAGATGGTGGCCAACATGAAGGTCGGCAACATGGACGTGTTCTGCGTCGGCGAGCCGTGGAACGAACAGCTTGTTCACCAGGGCATCGGCTTCACCGCCGCCACCACCGGCGAGTTGTGGAAGGGCCATCCGGAAAAGGCGCTCGGCCTGCGCGCCGCCTTCATCGACAAATACCCCAACGCCACCAAGGCAATCCTGATGGCCGTCATGGAAGCCCAGCAATGGTGCGAGGCCATGGAGAACAAGGAGGAGATGGCCTCGATCATCGGCAAGCGGCAATGGATGAACGTGCCCGTTGCTGACATCATCGGCCGCCTCAAGGGCGACATCAACTACGGCAACGACCGCGTCGCCAAGGGCACCGACCTCTACATGAAGTTCTGGAAGGGTGGGGTCTCCTATCCCTTCAAGAGCCATGATGCCTGGTTCCTCACCGAGAACATCCGCTGGGGCAAGTTGGCGCCGACCACCGACATCAAGGCGCTGGTCGACCAGGTCAACCGTGAGGATCTCTGGCGCGAGGCGGCGAAGGATCTGGGCGTCGCGGCAGGCGACATCCCTCAATCGCCCTCGCGCGGCGTCGAGACCTTCTTCGACGGCAAGACCTTCGATCCGGCCAATCCGTCCGCCTATCTCGACAGCCTGAAGATCAAGGCATCGGCTTAA